Sequence from the Bacteroidales bacterium genome:
TATAGGCGTTTCTTGATTATTCTCCCACCATTTATATCTAAAAAAAGTAGTTTTATGGCTATTATTAATATTTATTTTGATGGTGATTCCCATAATAGCTTTATTGAGCGGTTCTTTATATTCCGGGTTAGTATTAATAAACTCTATCATGTTTTTTACAGTATTATGAGAGCTTAAAAATTGATGATGGTTCTCGTCCCAAATAGCATGAATGGCGATTGCCTTTTCAAATTCGATAAATATTGGTAATTGTAATATCCAATCAATATATGGATATAAATCTTCTTTTTTATTGTTAAATTCAATATATAAAGGAAAATAATCGCGTTGAAGATAATACCATAAAGTGTT
This genomic interval carries:
- a CDS encoding metallophosphoesterase — encoded protein: YTLFQMHIKQQAFIIAGNHEYFLALLYHKTINNKNTLWYYLQRDYFPLYIEFNNKKEDLYPYIDWILQLPIFIEFEKAIAIHAIWDENHHQFLSSHNTVKNMIEFINTNPEYKEPLNKAIMGITIKININNSHKTTFFRYKWWENNQETPISELFTHKTEHFPSNLQNKIDINTLKINTTSRPIFFGHYNLRGYPYLTNPTKCCLDFGGAKGGYLTAYRWDGENILDPNKIIYV